From the genome of Medicago truncatula cultivar Jemalong A17 chromosome 2, MtrunA17r5.0-ANR, whole genome shotgun sequence:
taatccaaaagaaaatattttttgacaaaattaaagcAAGTGTACAATGCAGATGAAAGATTCTGAAAGTCAATTAGAGATGACAATTCAGAGATACAAATGTTTAGCTGGGCTGTAGTTTTATACATTGTCGATTGTTTAGAACAGTGTTCCAAAAgaatttctcaaaataaaaaaaaaacgcataAACTAATTAAGAGACAATGGTAGCACCTTTGTTAGCATTTCAAAGCTTCAAGTCCATGTTCAATTACAGcacaaaaatattcaaattctcCACTTTTAAACACCAACCCAACCTCAAGACCACCTTCTCTATCTCCACTTTCAGCAATAGACATACACTTAAACGAATGCACCATTTCAACTTTAACAGGTCTACCAAATCCAAAATCAGTCTCATAAACATTAAACTTAGGTGATCCTGTTACCAACAATACACTTCCCACCTCATACATCTTCTTAAATGTATCCCTCCATTCTCCTACATCTTTAAAAggttcatttttcatttcactTATTGCCCTTTCAATTTCTTTAACACCATTCACAAAACCATCTTCCCCCTTCATAACCTTTCTCTTCACAGTTGCATGACATAATGTTAAACAATTTCCAAAATACCCCTCTGGTATTTTGTACCCAAGTCTATCTCTACAATCACCTGCAAAACGAAAATACTCttctttttcatcatcatcattatcattttcatttctatATCTTGTTTTAACCAAACTAGACCAAATGAAACCACAAGTTACAACAAATTTAGATAACAATTGTGGCGCTTGAACTTCATGATCATTTTTCTTCCATTGATTAAGTGCCCATATTTTCATTCTCTCAATTTCCTCTTTTGCAAAAACAATAGTTGCTTTTACATACTCTTCTTCACTAGTTTGACCAATGAGTTTCTCTTTCcatgtttttctttcttcaaaataatCTCTTAAGAAAACATTTTCAAGCCCTTTTGGGTCCCTAAaaatttttctatcaaaacaagGTGTTGACTTCAAGTCAACTACTTCACAATTTCTATGCATAAAAGACCAAGATTTCATGAAATGACTACAACAACTATCATCCATTACATGACAATATGTGATTGCAATGCAAAGACCATGGTTAGGGAAAACAGAAGCTTGCAAAGCCAACAAAGGGAAAATGAATGTGTTATTTTCAATGTCATTATCATCATAGGTTGTTTTGTGTGTTAACTTTGGAACAAGATGATTATAGTCTTTAAGATTTTTGGGATGGTGATTGGCTGAAAGATGGTTGAAATTCGCCGAGGTTTCGATGACGGTAAAGGTGACAGAATCTTTTTGAGTGTAGAGGATAAAGGGTTTGTGGGGTGGTGGTGGAGAGATTAGATTTCCAGCAAgagggaagaaatgttgaagaGTAAGAGAAAGAGAGTGTTTGAGAGATGGAAGTGTTGTTTTGCAAAAATGAGTTGTTGAATGAGGAAAGTGATAGAAGAATTGGCGTCTAACATAGATTGGACCAGCTAAAGGCAAGTCAAGGAATGTGAGAGGAAGAGAAATTGTTGCTGTAGATGATGGAATAATTAGAGTTTGTTCAATAAGTTTAAGATCTTGTTGTGTAGGAGATGCCATTTGTGAAAATGGAAGGATGTGATGCAAGCTGTTTAGGAGTAGCAACATTTTCAAGAGATGTAATGCATGTATAAAGTATAATTTAAAGGAAATTGCTGAATAGCTCAAATGAAATTCAAACGAAAAGAAACATGACATTATGGtatacttttaaattttttttatatatgttatttgcaAGGGTTAAATAAGGAAATAGCCCTCCTAAATAgaccaacatttgattttactCCCTCTAAAATATTCCTTAGGTTTTCGGTCCCTCTAAAAATTTTCATCCATGAAATTAGTCTCTGCTCTACATTGAGAACATGGACGAAATTTTTTGAAGAGGACCAAAAGCCTAAGAAATATTTTAggaggactaaaacaaaatgttggtatatttagTGAGactttttacttatttaaccataTTTGCAACTATTTAAATAGACACATACAAGGGCACaaacatttttgtcaaaaagtATGCACACttgtataatatatttgttCTTTTTCCGGTTGTGAATGAGTCAAGTTCTTCGCAAGGGGTGGGAGCAAACATGGAAATTTCGGAAATATTAGTGAAAGACTCAAGTCGTCGTTTCGCTGTTTTTTGCTGTTTTTATTCCGATGGCAAAAGTCATGGGGTTTTGTCCTATAGTTAAGACGTGCAGGCAGGGTAGTAATTACAAGCCATATCctatccttttattattttgttttcccTATTTTCACTCATTCACAAAATTAGTCTCCTATTTTAAAATCATCGAGTTTTGgttattttattaaacttttGTACTATATTGGTGAAACTGAagttaaaattgtaatttttaatgagttttgttgtaattttaagAGTGTTGATCACTTTACATCatcaaatcatataatcattttGAAGTGCAAAAGTCTTAtgaaaaatgaatcaaaattaaatgattttaaaatatgggGATCAATTTCATGATTGAGTAGAATAGAGGTcaaaaagtgtaattaaaccttttaattataattttcatCAAACTAAAGATTTAGTCAAGATATCGGTTGATATTGATAGTCATTAATTGTGATTCTATTCTTCAAATGATGACGGTAATGAAGGAGTTATGTCCCTCAACTACAAGTTTCATAGCTACTCAAGTAGATCGTTGAGTACGTTGTTTTTGGAATTTCAATTACTAAAATAAGAAATACaagtaaaaataaagataaagataaagttaaAAAGGTAAAGAGATAAACTTGTGTAAATAGTTTAagtttgtttgattgattgtgaGTCTATCCATTTTACAAGATGAGTATTTATAGGCAAAACTATTTCTAATGGTCAAACGACATGACCTACAGTGTTTAGTcttgtttgaatatttatgtgaATAGTGCGTAAGTTTTTCTTTATTGATGAAGTGTTTGGTGCCCCATGTCCGGCTGATTGTTCTCCACTTAACAACGTGATCAGCAGCCTCCAATCCCTCGAAATGTGCATTTTTGCTCATCACTCTTTGTGGTTAGTGACACTATGATAACAACGTGATCAACATTCTTCAATCCCTTAAAACGTGCATTTTTGCTCATCGCTCTTTGCAGTTTGTGACGCtatgataaaatctaaaaacCTTTTCGATCCAACTTTTTCTTCTATAATTACAATTAAGCTAGTCAAAGCCAACatataatttatctacatttcaTTCATGCTAAACAACACGTCCACACATATGAGCTACATATacaataaatcaattttacatacaCTGACGACAACCTCTTCACCCACTCACTTTTTACTTTAGATTTAGAACATTCCCACTGTTTCCCTATATGTGTGGCTAAGGTTTAGTCATAGAGATAAAAGATCTTGCATAATTTGGATTAATAATTATTGTCAGGTTTATTCCTATATTCAAGTGCCTTTTGTTGGTGCATGAAAAAACGTCAAAGAGAGACACAAtgctaaacttttttttttagggaagagaCAATGCTAAACTATACAGCCAATTTGTACAAGGGTGCATATTCGTTATACATTCGCGAAATAATTTTCGTTATATCTAGCATGCTCTTTTCTATGGGAAATGATAGATACAGTGacaaaatgtatcaagaaattttttagacaaTGTATTTACTAACACATTTCCATaattacctcctttgattttcgacaaatcacaaatttaattggttgaaaccttttcttgataaatttttgataaaaactcTCTAGATAAATAGCAATGctctttttctatatattaaatAGGCCAATTGTTAGGTTTGATAGGCTTATATATGTACCCAAGTCAAACCTTTTTAGAAGCTTAAGCATGAATCTTTTTGCAAAAAGGCTAGGTCATGCCTTAAACAAGCAAGGTCATAGACCCCTGTCGAACGGTCTGACCTATTTTCACCCTTAGATTGTAAAAGTGCCTGACATGAAGCATGTACTTGTCGCAACGGTTTCAAAATGTACCTGAAAGGGGAACCGATTGAAGGGTAACATACTTTTTAAATTGGAATGAAACACAGCCGATGTCAAAAGACTTTTGCAATAGATGTAAAAACGTCTTCCTTGTGAATTAAAAATTCCAGTCTTACATTCCTCTATGTggttataatatattttgaccaAATTAGGAAAATATTTGTAAGGTctcaaccacaaaaaaaataatttatttatatacacatataaaaatatacatcatttaattattttcatccACTATCtttttatcttgtcaaaaaaaaaaaatctactatctttttatttgtgtcactaaatgaaatttattttttgttaggaTCAAAGAAGACTTTCTTTCTTAatctgtccaaaaaaaaaaaaaaaaaagactttcctaataaatcatatgagaaaattattgtaaaacCTTCCACACAATCTGCACAAGAATGCATTAAAAGATAATAATCGTACAATTGCAATTTCCAATTACATGTTCCTCCATATGGTTGTCAATTGTTGAGAAATATGGTAGACCCCAACAAAGATAACAataaaatgagagaaataaaaaatctgaaagGGAATAGGAAACGAAGAAAGAGGGAGGAagaagagaagggagaagattCCCTCCTGTGAAATTATCTATAGTTTCCTCTTCAGTCAAAGATCAAAATCATTAAATATTAGGTATATATTCCGTGCGTTGCACGGATTTGATTAgaatacataaaatatgtttataaatgagaaaattaaTAGTTTTGGTTAATTAGTATAATCACTTATATAATTTAGtgacaaaatttgttttaaaattatataaaaaaaataagagaattGTTTAGAAGACAATGTTTATTGGTTTAGATAGtaaatttgataaatatatgttttcaaGACGATTAATATAGTTGTTCTCGGTCCCATAATTTTGAATAACTTTGggtgataaatattttttttattgaatataataaatttgaatatttgatAGATCTATTGAATTAttctttgatttaaaaaattactattaaaatattttaaaatttttctcACATCAACTGAATATAGAATACATGGAATagataaaaattacttttaacaTAGACGATGTGTCATTCATTTGTATTAGAAATTAAagtcaaaatcataaaataaaatagagattgTAGTTaatggtttaaatttatttttgttgaattgtttTTCTTAATGAATTGTCCTACCCTTTATCCTCaataaattttaatctttaCCATATACATTCATTTAGTGTTTCCTACGCAAGCAACTGCATATGTGTAACTTGCATCATATTCTTCAACCATGCTTCTCtatatctttattattattttttatgaaaaaatagttgACACTTGTCTTGACATTTATAAACtaaaatagtgtttttttttatatatgtaagaTATAGTCTtccatatttaatttgtaatatttgaatGAAAACAGATTGAACTTTTACTTCCTCATGTTCTAcattgttgatatttatataaagATTCTATTTTTAGACTAtacaaaaaaaagtagttttaatTTATTCCGTCACTGAGTAAATTGAGTCATATcataaaaacccaaaaataaaagggaCTAAATTATTCAGTCACCGAGTAAATTGAATCATATCATAAAAACCAATGAATAGTCAAGaaatgaagaatgaaaaagaggagagaaaaactataatataaatattttcttgaataaatataaaatattttataaaattatattgatcattttattttgtcatttctAATATCATTTTACCATTCAATACTATGTTCTATAATATTTTTCCATTCAATATCATGACAAaaacatattcatatttttagttttggttAATTAATTTACCATTCAATatctaataatatttttctactaaaaaatgtaaatgacaACATTTCATGACAAAaacatattctttcaaaaaaaaaaaaaagacaacaagAAAATATTGTCACATCCACGTTgaggaataaaataaaaaagttagaaaAGTAAACTAATAAGCAATatatcgataaaaaaaaaatgtatagccaaaatatttttctaatctAAGTAATTTGAGTCTCTATCATATCATTGATTAGAAACCAATGAATAATCAAGagatatgcaaataaataaactaataacCAATGAATGTATATTTTGCATATTTCTTATTAGCCTAATCAATGTTATTCATTATTGATTAAAAGgctaataaaaaatatgcaaaatataCATTAAAAGGGGGTGTACGGTTTCACCTTTCATTAGTACAGCAACATTCACTCATTTTACTTGGGATAATgatacatattttaaaatagttaattGAAAGTTACAATGTGAAGCAATCAAATGAGTGTACacaatatatgaattaaaatcTCACGTTAATGTAATTGAATAGCAACATATATACACAACAGTTAACTAAAGAATATAAAAAGTCACCAACTAAATAAGAatgaatgagatttttttgttgctaagAGAAGGTGTGGAGCTATTTTAGATGTGCCACATTAGCACAATGGAAGCATAAGAACAATCCAAGGTTCTATTACAaagatatatagatagatagatagagttCCAAAGGCAATTTCCATTATACTTATAAAGATGATTAATTTGTATAATCTCTTCAATTTTGGAACGCCTATACATGGAATCGTTAGAACGGGGGCTTTAAATCAGCCCTATATATAATAGCACAAAAGGAGATACTATACTATAATACAGTGAAATAAGAAGGGGTGGCCGATTTTTGTAACTTAAGTTTAACTACATCATTACCATCATCATTCtccattattaattattagatTAGATAGAATTTGAGAGGGATTaagtccttttttttcttcttcttaaatgttatgtaagaaaaaaaaattagaggaagCTTATGTAATATATTGACATTCAATGTTACACTAAGTAATTTAAGTGGAATGAAAAGTTTTCAAGAGAGTGGAAAGTTTTAAGGGGTGGAAAGTTGTCTAGTTACATGAGAATAATTACATAAGCTTCTTCACAAAGTTTACATGAGAATGACTCAAGTTTACTTTACATTATAGAAGAAGAAGACATGAACATATAGATAAATAAACAGATAGAAAGATATGAAGGATTTCAAAGCAATTCTTGTGAGGTAACAAATATTAGTcgacaaataaaaacaataaaacaaacaattttatatACTTATACATTAAAATTCATGTAATTAAATAGGTGATAAAATACAAACCTTGTTGCAAAGGAACTCTCTCATATCTAATTCCAAAAACAACgaaaaacacattgaaatacAGAACGTAAAGACAATAGGAGTTTTACCATGCAATGTATGGAGTGAAATATACAGCTATATCATAGATCggggaaataaataaaaggaatgAGATAATGACTAAAAAAGTAGATATAATTTCGTTGGAATAATTTCAGATATTACCAAAAATTAGTTGATAAATATAACCATCCACCATATTACAAAATCAGCAAAAATAGTTAACATAAAAGTCAAAAGATCACCGATACAAAGTTAAACTAAAATCATAAtgaaaaaacttctattttaatGTATGATGATAACCACCTTTTCACATAAGAAGCACCCTTTCAAAAACTGTCCTTTTTCGAAAACCCTACAAAGAAAGGATATCCAttagataacaaaatattagaaaGAAATGTACATGAAGttggaagagaaaaataaaaactaccaaaaaaagaaattggtaATATAAATACGATATACCTTATGGCTTATGCATGTGTTTGAATGAAATATGGTTATCCCATGGTTATTTCATGGGATAGACAAAAATCCACCTCCTTCATTCTCCTCCAAATATTCTTCACCCTTTGGAAAAATGAGTAATCAAGTTTTTGCATGTTCTTGCAAtgatttttatagaaaataaaattatgcactaaatttgttcaatttgtaggttatcaatataaaataatgaGTAGTGGAAagagctaaataaattaattggaagttacataataatttgtaggttataaataaaaaaatgagtagtGGAAGGAATCACACAAATTAATTGGAAGTTACATAATAAAGAAGGCAATGGAAGTTACATAATAAAGAAGgcaaaaatgaaggaaaaagacAGCCACATGGTGAATGCTTAGAAAATTAGTTAGAGAGGGGGGCATTGGTGAGGTGACACATAGGAAAAATGTAGCttagaatacatgtatatatagatatagatagatagatagatagatagatagatatagatagatagatagatactatctctctgtttttttttttttttggtacaagagtGGGCAAAGCCCATACTATCTCTCTTAATTATAACATTTAATTGCTCATGTGTATTTTAATAGTTAGGATTTCCCTGAATCTTCCAATCACTCGAGAGGATCCATTTCCTGAAGGAAAAAGGATGTAATGAGGAGGGTCATCTTTACAAGGAGATGAGACAAATCATTTATGGTTACTATTCTCTTTGTTGGGATCTACCATTCTACGTCTCAACTAAACCTTTATTGAATTgcatgaaaatatattaaatgaaaattatatttgaacacACGTATTCTCTCtggtctcaaatgtaagaaaaataaaataaaatgggtggtgtcaaatataagaaaaagtatAATAAAATGAACTTATTAAATGCCACAATTTTAAGTTTACCCTCATTAAACTCACCTTATTAATGTCATTACTACTCCAAGACAAGGGTAAAACTGAAAAAATATCACTTTTATAATGATTTAAATGTGGTCAATCCACTTTcttaatatttatgtttttttttttgtttcttacattTAAGACTGGAGGGAGTATTCTTTATCAGGTGTGATAAATATGATGTGTTTGTGATGTgacaaaaagagagagaaagaaagaaaaaatgttgaACCATGTCAAGAAGTTAAAGATGTTTAAATATAACCACTCTCTTGTATTAAAAAGATGGATCATGCTAACATGTATCTTAATAATACATATTAAGGAttctataaaaagaaaatatttattgaaaaaaattaaatttcaattttttgttacataaattggctcaattttcaatacaaaattttcaTATTAAGTTCCTTAATATTTGTCTTTATTAGCATTTCCCTAAAAAGATGATAAACAAGACAAAAATTTCAATGATATCTTCTCCATCTAGTTCTTTTATAGTCATGCTAACTAGTGCCTCTGGACActaattaagaaagaaaaatgttaaccggtgccttTCAGACACGGGTTAAGAAgactaatataataaaaaatgtataatcaaacttttaaaattatataaaaaaatactcttttgaATACACTTTTGTTTTCCTTAATTAGTGTCTTGGGCACTTTGTTACCATTTCCTTTTTAACAAAGAACGCTGATACACAGTGCGAAGAATTTTATCCCGACAAATCAAGAATGTTGATGTGCTCAATGAAGATAGGTTCTAAACTTCGAAATTGGTGAAATAAAAGCGGTGGTTGTGCTATAGaataaggcaaattctatggtacatccaatatCACGAGAACATGTCTCGCGAATCCTTCCCGACTGAACACCACATCATGCTCATTTTTTCCACTAATTCCGGATTAAAGTGACACAAcagttttttctatttttttaataacgtaAAAACCATCTTAGTAAAATTACAAGAAAAGAAATTTCGCTTGATAGAGTAATGTTGTGCTATAAGTTTGGTCGAAGCAATAAAAAACATATGTTGGGGGAAAATTTcttggaaaattctatggtgaagttataaaaatgattttttggtgaagttaacactataacataaaaaatgtaaCGAGTAACACCCCACCGTTTgtacaatgacatcaaaagttcagtcctcatagtatcatcaattcatcagattaacaagaatacacttaatctaattttatcctaccttgttatAAGCGTAACACcccccacaaagtgtaacacttaaaacTATCGCATAATATCATtaactctgtttgcatgttaaagattccaatgataaaataacacatgtaagtccaagatgttgcaagaaTTACtggatgaattactattgatcattaatcagtaattaacaatttaaaaatgaaatcaaacattaaaatcaaaattaattttttcaaaaaagtcaattttctaGCTCTAGCATGGAGCTCCCAAAATTCTTTGATATTTTTAGCATtattcttttaacaatgataCCTTTAGCATTATTCTTTAACAAATATTGTCAGAGGGACAAGTGGAGAACAAATTCCAAGTTGTGTTCTCTGTATccgattatatatttttcttgtgaCAAAACAATGAAGAGCATGAGCAACACACATGTCTTATCTAGTCTTACGTGGGACCAATAATTTGTAACAAATTTCAAATTGAGTAGTCTTTCTCGACTTCTCCTTCTCATTCCACAACAACACAAAACATgaacaacacaaacacaaacacaaacacaaacataacTTACGAGACCAAATTCAATCACAACAACACAGTTATGATGAAGGTAATAGAACATAGCCAAGTTGCACCACCACCAAATTCACTTCCATCACCAACAACACTCCCTCTCACCTTCTTCGACATTTCATGGTTTTACTGTCAACCCACTGTTAAACGTATCTTCTTCTACCACTTTCCTCACCCAACTCATCACTTCCTCCAAACAACACTTCCTATTCTCAAACACTCACTTTCCTTAACCCTTCAACACTTCTTTCCCTTCACCTCCAACCTCATCATCCCTCCAAATTCCCATAACACTCCTCCTTTCATACGTTACCTTGATGAAGACTCTATTTCCTTCACTGTAGCTGAATCCTCAGCAGACTTCAACATCCTCGTATCTGATTCACAAGATGCTCAAAACTGGCACCATCTCGTTCCAAATTTACCTCCACCTCGTACCGAACAAGACAACATTCGTGTTATCCCTATAATGTCTATTCCAGTCACTGTTCTTCCAAACTCCGGGTTCTCTATTTGCCTCAGTTACAACCATGTTGCTGCATACGGAAAATCGTACTTCATCATTTCATGAAATTTTGGGCTTCTCTTTCAAAAGCCATagcaaaaaataacaataatttgtCTGATCTTGATCTTCCTTCCCATGAAAGGCATAGATTACTTAAAGATCCAAAGGCTCCTAAACTCGCCTACTTGCAAGAAATACAAGATTATGTATTAAAAAACATGGAATTCACAAGTCTCGTTCGAGATGGAGCTTACGCTAACAAGGTACGAACTAGTTTAGTATTGAGTCGTGAAGAAGTTCAGAAACTAAAGAAATGGGTTGTTGATAAAAGTAAAGAAATTAAACAACGCCGCACATGTCAACATTTGTTGTAACATGTTCcttgatttggttttgtatGGTAAA
Proteins encoded in this window:
- the LOC11414976 gene encoding malonyl-coenzyme A:anthocyanin 3-O-glucoside-6''-O-malonyltransferase, which translates into the protein MSCFFSFEFHLSYSAISFKLYFIHALHLLKMLLLLNSLHHILPFSQMASPTQQDLKLIEQTLIIPSSTATISLPLTFLDLPLAGPIYVRRQFFYHFPHSTTHFCKTTLPSLKHSLSLTLQHFFPLAGNLISPPPPHKPFILYTQKDSVTFTVIETSANFNHLSANHHPKNLKDYNHLVPKLTHKTTYDDNDIENNTFIFPLLALQASVFPNHGLCIAITYCHVMDDSCCSHFMKSWSFMHRNCEVVDLKSTPCFDRKIFRDPKGLENVFLRDYFEERKTWKEKLIGQTSEEEYVKATIVFAKEEIERMKIWALNQWKKNDHEVQAPQLLSKFVVTCGFIWSSLVKTRYRNENDNDDDEKEEYFRFAGDCRDRLGYKIPEGYFGNCLTLCHATVKRKVMKGEDGFVNGVKEIERAISEMKNEPFKDVGEWRDTFKKMYEVGSVLLVTGSPKFNVYETDFGFGRPVKVEMVHSFKCMSIAESGDREGGLEVGLVFKSGEFEYFCAVIEHGLEALKC
- the LOC25487566 gene encoding malonyl-coenzyme A:anthocyanin 3-O-glucoside-6''-O-malonyltransferase, with translation MKVIEHSQVAPPPNSLPSPTTLPLTFFDISWFYCQPTVKRIFFYHFPHPTHHFLQTTLPILKHSLSLTLQHFFPFTSNLIIPPNSHNTPPFIRYLDEDSISFTVAESSADFNILVSDSQDAQNWHHLVPNLPPPRTEQDNIRVIPIMSIPVTVLPNSGFSICLSYNHVAAYGKSYFIIS